From one Lotus japonicus ecotype B-129 chromosome 3, LjGifu_v1.2 genomic stretch:
- the LOC130747816 gene encoding uncharacterized protein LOC130747816: MSLSTSLLLPIPPLSPSFLRHLPSNGHLVFCRTPGSASIHGGLFRVSSSFSSHGCAAFDGGSEGDLEDDDDDDDDEVAENGVDSLVLPERWDVLGLGQAMVDFSGTVDDEFLRNLGLEKGTRKVVYHEERGRVLSAMDGCSYKAAAGGSLSNSLVALARLGSPSAEAPAINVAMAGSVGSDPLGGFYRQKLRRADVQFLSAPIKDGTTGTVIVLTTPDAQRTMLAYQGASSTVNYDTSLASAVSKTNILVVEGYLFELPDTMRAIMQACKKARSNGALVAITASDVSCIERHFDHFWEIVGNYADLIFANSDEARALCNFDAKENTASVTRYLSQFVPLVSVTDGPKGSYIGVNGEAVYIPPSPCVPVDTCGAGDAYASGILYGVSRGISDVRSIGTIASKVAATVVGQQGTRLRVSDAAKLAESFAFQLGRSTIR, from the exons ATGTCTCTTTCTACCTCTCTTCTTCTCCCAATTCCACCTCTTTCCCCTTCTTTCCTACGCCATCTTCCTTCCAATGGCCACCTTGTTTTCTGCAGAACCCCAGGTTCTGCGTCCATCCATGGTGGGCTCTTTAGGGTCTCATCTTCCTTTTCCTCCCATGGCTGTGCTGCATTTGACGGTGGCAGTGAAGGGGAcctagaagatgatgatgatgatgatgatgatgaggtagcAGAGAATGGGGTTGACTCGTTGGTTTTACCAGAGAGATGGGATGTTTTGGGTCTTGGTCAAGCTATG GTAGACTTCTCAGGCACAGTTGATGATGAGTTCCTGAGGAATTTGGGATTGGAGAAGGGAACGAGGAAGGTTGTATACCATGAGGAAAGAGGTAGAGTTTTAAGCGCTATGGATGGATGCAGCTATAAAGCTGCCGCTGGTGGATCTCTTTCCAATAGCTTAGTTGCCCTGGCAAGGCTTGGAAGTCCCTCTGCTGAAGCTCCCGCCATAAATGTAGCAATGGCTGGCAGTGTAGGGAGTGATCCGTTGGGTGGCTTCTACAG gcAAAAATTACGCCGAGCAGATGTGCAATTTCTTTCTGCGCCTATCAAGGATGGGACAACTGGAACAGTTATAGTTCTCACGACACCAGATGCCCAACGCACAATGCTTGCATATCAG GGTGCATCTTCAACTGTGAACTATGACACTTCCTTGGCTAGTGCAGTTTCCAAGACCAACATACTAGTTGTTGAAGGGTATCTATTTGAACTTCCTGACACTATGAGAGCAATAATGCAAGCATGCAAGAAAGCTAGGAGTAATGGTGCCTTGGTCGCAATAACAGCTTCAGATGTATCCTGCATTGAGAGACATTTTGATCATTTCTG GGAAATTGTTGGGAACTATGCGGATTTAATCTTTGCGAACAGTGATGAGGCAAGGGCTCTTTGTAATTTTGATGCAAAGGAAAACACTGCTTCAGTGACAAGGTATCTAAGCCAGTTTGTTCCTCTAGTATCCGTTACTGATGGTCCCAAAGGCTCTTACATAGGTGTAAACGGTGAAGCTGTGTATATCCCTCCTTCTCCATGTGTTCCAGTAGATACTTGTGGTGCTGGGGATGCATATGCATCTGGCATACTCTATGGTGTTTCAAGAGGCATATCAGATGTCAGAAGTATTGGTACAATAGCATCTAAGGTTGCAGCCACTGTTGTTGGGCAGCAGGGAACTCGGCTTAGAGTTTCGGATGCGGCCAAATTGGCTGAATCTTTTGCATTTCAACTTGGTAGATCCACTATTCGATAG